A region from the Salvelinus fontinalis isolate EN_2023a chromosome 23, ASM2944872v1, whole genome shotgun sequence genome encodes:
- the LOC129820927 gene encoding ankyrin repeat domain-containing protein SOWAHC-like, with protein MATECTEQAVLEFLTERGGLVRHMDLIDHFESVWKSDASKKTLFNERLNRHIDSVAFIKLEDGVKFVCLKENSTSSVKHTDPGNDGECNGNGVCGRDRPLSESGERGGSSNVTRDGNGHSSDKCDSPEKDSNAPDELYWLDNDMESNGNLHHPCCLEEGKVSDVTSGGVTEVKLREVSDDTFSGGEVKLRDRRRRESAPALGTDSSVLAGQVQVRGSRRTSRGSQRALLTSALSEDGGWEGLDGDWNTPKSSRRNFIELMMSSSPQVRRSLINRSSRLRDSVRSDGDSTSLLSSADGDCVSVALDPLEHEWMLCASDGQWDSLYPLLILDPSLLTKRDFVTGFSCLHWAAKQGNEELLTHLLEHAKQNNVPVDVNVRSSAGYTPLHLAAMHGHTQVVHVLVDQWSVDPEARDYSGRRAGQYLPPGASSTAALEPGGGTSPVGGGESDTENADSGAQGGRWRLPRVLQSNLNPLRLLNGSGDGGEVGGGGAGRSKAVQRKSSLSRINARLHRGRHKTQIIHSTSFRGTGEGVEEGERGETSPTSPLKGRPISNLFG; from the exons ATGGCGACCGAATGCACAGAACAAGCCGTCCTGGAGTTCCTAacggagagaggagggttggtcAGACATATGGACCTGATTGATCATTTTGAATCAGTGTGGAAAAGTGATGCGTCAAAGAAAACACTGTTCAATGAAAGGTTGAACCGTCACATTGACAGCGTTGCTTTCATAAAACTGGAGGATGGAGTGAAATTCGTGTGTTTGAAGGAAAACAGCACAAGCTCCGTGAAGCACACAGACCCTGGCAACGATGGAGAGTGTAACGGCAACGGAGTGTGTGGTAGGGACCGCCCACTATCTGAATCTGGAGAACGGGGTGGGAGCAGCAATGTCACCCGAGATGGAAACGGACATTCTAGTGATAAATGTGATTCACCTGAAAAAGACTCAAATGCACCCGACGAGCTATATTGGCTTGATAATGACATGGAATCCAACGGTAATCTTCATCATCCATGCTGCCTAGAGGAAGGTAAAGTTAGTGATGTTACCTCAGGTGGAGTCACAGAGGTGAAGCTTAGAGAAGTTAGTGATGATACCTTCTCAGGTGGAGAGGTGAAGctaagagacaggaggaggagagagtcagcTCCAGCACTGGGGACAGACTCAAGTGTGTTGGCTGGCCAGGTGCAGGTGAGGGGAAGTAGGAGGACCTCCCGGGGCTCCCAGAGGGCTCTGCTGACCAGCGCTCTGTCAGAGGACGGTGGGTGGGAGGGACTGGATGGAGACTGGAACACCCCCAAGAGCAGCCGCAGGAACTTCATAGAGCTGATGATGAGCAGCTCCCCACAG GTACGTCGGTCTCTGATCAACCGCAGCTCTCGTCTCAGAGACTCTGTCAGGAGCGACGGTGACTCCACCTCTCTGCTTTCGTCTGCAGACGGGGACTGTGTCTCAGTGGCCCTGGACCCCCTGGAGCACGAGTGGATGCTGTGTGCCTCGGACGGCCAGTGGGACAGTCTGTATCCGCTGCTCATACTGGACCCCAGCCTGCTGACCAAGAGGGACTTTGTGACGGGCTTCTCCTGCCTCCATTGGGCTGCCAAGCAGGGCAACGAGGAGCTGTTGACACACCTACTGGAGCATGCCAAGCAGAACAATGTCCCTGTGGATGTTAATGTACGCTCTAGTGCTGGGTACACTCCCCTTCACCTGGCCGctatgcatggacacacacag GTGGTGCATGTGCTGGTAGACCAGTGGTCTGTAGACCCAGAGGCCAGAGACTACAGTGGGAGGAGAGCTGGCCAGTACCTTCCCCCTGGAGCCTCCTCTACTGCAGCCCTGGAGCCAGGGGGTGGGACCAGCCCTGTAGGAGGAGGAGAATCAGACACGGAGAACGCAGACAGCGGGGCACAAGGGGGGCGGTGGAGATTACCCAGAGTTCTCCAGTCCAACCTGAACCCACTGAGGCTGCTGAACGGAtcaggggatgggggagaggtggggggagggggggcaggaaGGAGCAAGGCTGTTCAGAGGAAGTCGTCTCTGAGTCGGATCAACGCACGGCTCCACCGAGGACGCCATAAGACCCAGATCATCCACAGCACCTCCTTCAGAGGGACgggggagggagtggaggagggagaaaggggggagacCAGCCCAACCAGCCCCCTCAAAGGCAGACCAATTTCCAATCTGTTTGGATAA